In one window of Clupea harengus chromosome 4, Ch_v2.0.2, whole genome shotgun sequence DNA:
- the LOC105894125 gene encoding isocitrate dehydrogenase [NAD] subunit gamma, mitochondrial isoform X1: MSPRTVLTVSRLLKPTWGGLMRNTNNVLRPASICGQRTKSSYTAIPPPAKYGGRHTVTLIPGDGIGPELLNHVRELFRFCCVPVDFEIVKVDSTVTSEDDINNAITAIKRNGVALKGNIETNHNLPPSHKSRNNLLRTNLDLYANVMHCHSLPGVNTRHKDIDIIIIRENTEGEYSSLEHESVPGVVECLKIITRRKSLRIAEYAFNLAREKGRRRVTAVHKANIMKLGDGLFLQCCNEVAAGYPDITFDSMIVDNTTMQLVSKPHQFDVMVMPNLYGNVVSNVCAGLVGGPGLVPGANYGKDYAVFETATRNTGKSIADKNIANPTATLLAGCLMLDHLELHAYASMIRKAVNTTLSETRLHTADLGGQGTTSEVVQSIMREIESKGPLTMEP; encoded by the exons ATGTCTCCCAGAACAGTGTTGACAGTATCCCGGTTACTAAAACCGACATGGGGCGGATTAATGCGAAATACGAACAAT GTACTCCGACCAGCCTCTATCTGCGGCCAGAGGACCAAGTCCTCTTACACC GCTATT CCTCCTCCCGCCAAGTATGGCGGCAGACACACGGTCACACTGATTCCTGGAGATGGCATCGGACCTGAGCTGCTCAACCACGTCAGAGAACTCTTCAG GTTCTGCTGCGTGCCTGTGGATTTTGAGATTGTGAAAGTGGACTCCACGGTAACCTCTGAGGATGACATCAACAATGCCATCACTGCCATCAAGCGGAACGGAGTGGCATTGAAGG GTAACATAGAGACCAATCACAACTTACCGCCCTCTCACAAATCCAGGAACAATCTGCTTCG GACAAATCTGGATTTGTATGCCAATGTGATGCACTGCCATTCCCTTCCTGGTGTTAATACTCGACACAAAGACAtcgacatcatcatcatcagagaaaacacagagggagagtacAGCAGCCTAGAGCAtgag agTGTACCCGGAGTGGTTGAGTGTCTGAAGATTATCACTCGCAGGAAGTCCTTGAGAATCGCTGAGTACGCTTTCAACTTAGCACGGGAGAAAGGTCGCCGCAGGGTCACAGCCGTGCACAAGGCCAACATCAT GAAGCTGGGCGATGGCCTGTTCCTCCAGTGCTGTAACGAGGTGGCAGCAGGATATCCAGACATAACCTTTGACAGCATGATCGTTGATAACACCACCATGCAG CTGGTGTCCAAGCCCCATCAGTTTGACGTCATGGTGATGCCCAACCTGTACGGGAACGTGGTCAGCAACGTGTGCGCTGGCTTAGTCGGGGGTCCGGGATTGGTACCCGGCGCCAACTACGGCAAGGACTACGCCGTCTTTGAAACG GCCACCAGGAACACGGGGAAGAGCATCGCTGACAAGAACATCGCCAACCCCACTGCGACTctgctggctggctgtctgATGCTCGATCACTTGGA GCTTCATGCATATGCTAGCATGATCCGGAAAGCTGTGAACACCACTCTGTCAGAGACACGG CTTCACACAGCAGACCTGGGAGGTCAGGGCACCACGTCTGAAGTGGTCCAGTCCATCATGAGGGAGATCGAGAGCAAAGGGCCTCTTACCATGGAACCCTAG
- the LOC105894125 gene encoding isocitrate dehydrogenase [NAD] subunit gamma, mitochondrial isoform X2 gives MSPRTVLTVSRLLKPTWGGLMRNTNNVLRPASICGQRTKSSYTPPPAKYGGRHTVTLIPGDGIGPELLNHVRELFRFCCVPVDFEIVKVDSTVTSEDDINNAITAIKRNGVALKGNIETNHNLPPSHKSRNNLLRTNLDLYANVMHCHSLPGVNTRHKDIDIIIIRENTEGEYSSLEHESVPGVVECLKIITRRKSLRIAEYAFNLAREKGRRRVTAVHKANIMKLGDGLFLQCCNEVAAGYPDITFDSMIVDNTTMQLVSKPHQFDVMVMPNLYGNVVSNVCAGLVGGPGLVPGANYGKDYAVFETATRNTGKSIADKNIANPTATLLAGCLMLDHLELHAYASMIRKAVNTTLSETRLHTADLGGQGTTSEVVQSIMREIESKGPLTMEP, from the exons ATGTCTCCCAGAACAGTGTTGACAGTATCCCGGTTACTAAAACCGACATGGGGCGGATTAATGCGAAATACGAACAAT GTACTCCGACCAGCCTCTATCTGCGGCCAGAGGACCAAGTCCTCTTACACC CCTCCTCCCGCCAAGTATGGCGGCAGACACACGGTCACACTGATTCCTGGAGATGGCATCGGACCTGAGCTGCTCAACCACGTCAGAGAACTCTTCAG GTTCTGCTGCGTGCCTGTGGATTTTGAGATTGTGAAAGTGGACTCCACGGTAACCTCTGAGGATGACATCAACAATGCCATCACTGCCATCAAGCGGAACGGAGTGGCATTGAAGG GTAACATAGAGACCAATCACAACTTACCGCCCTCTCACAAATCCAGGAACAATCTGCTTCG GACAAATCTGGATTTGTATGCCAATGTGATGCACTGCCATTCCCTTCCTGGTGTTAATACTCGACACAAAGACAtcgacatcatcatcatcagagaaaacacagagggagagtacAGCAGCCTAGAGCAtgag agTGTACCCGGAGTGGTTGAGTGTCTGAAGATTATCACTCGCAGGAAGTCCTTGAGAATCGCTGAGTACGCTTTCAACTTAGCACGGGAGAAAGGTCGCCGCAGGGTCACAGCCGTGCACAAGGCCAACATCAT GAAGCTGGGCGATGGCCTGTTCCTCCAGTGCTGTAACGAGGTGGCAGCAGGATATCCAGACATAACCTTTGACAGCATGATCGTTGATAACACCACCATGCAG CTGGTGTCCAAGCCCCATCAGTTTGACGTCATGGTGATGCCCAACCTGTACGGGAACGTGGTCAGCAACGTGTGCGCTGGCTTAGTCGGGGGTCCGGGATTGGTACCCGGCGCCAACTACGGCAAGGACTACGCCGTCTTTGAAACG GCCACCAGGAACACGGGGAAGAGCATCGCTGACAAGAACATCGCCAACCCCACTGCGACTctgctggctggctgtctgATGCTCGATCACTTGGA GCTTCATGCATATGCTAGCATGATCCGGAAAGCTGTGAACACCACTCTGTCAGAGACACGG CTTCACACAGCAGACCTGGGAGGTCAGGGCACCACGTCTGAAGTGGTCCAGTCCATCATGAGGGAGATCGAGAGCAAAGGGCCTCTTACCATGGAACCCTAG